The Cupriavidus necator DNA window GCGGCCAGGTGTTCGAGCGTGTTGACATTGACCTTGTACTTGGGCTGCGCCACGGTCACGCCCACGGTGCGCGTGCCGAGCTTGAGCAGGTAGGGGCGCCCGGGCAGCATGGCGTCCTCGTTCATCCACACCAGCGTGGCCTCGAACTGGTCGGCCACTGCCGGCGGGTCTTGCGGGCAGGCCAGCACGTCGCCGCGGCTGATGTCGATCTCGTCCTCCAGCGTCAGCGTCACCGCCTGGCCGCGCATGGCGTGCTCGCACGCGCCGGCGGCGCCGACGATGCCGGCCACGCGGCTCTCGCGGCCCGAGGGCAGCGCGCGCACGCGGTCGCCACGGCGGATCTCGCCGGCGCTGACGGTGCCGGCAAAGCCGCGGAAGTCCAGGTTGGGCCGGTTGACCCACTGCACCGGCAACCGGAACGGTTCGCCTTGCACGGGCGCGTTGTCGATCGGCACGTTTTCCAGGTGGGCCATCAGCGTCGGGCCGTGGTACCACGGGGTATTGGCGCTGGGCTCGGTGATGTTGTCGCCGCGCAGGGCCGACATCGGAATGCAGGTGATATCGGTCAGGCCGATCTGCCGGGCGAACTCCCGGTACTCGTTCTCGATGCGCGTATGGACCTCGCGCGAGTAGTCGACCATGTCCAGCTTGTTGACGGCCAGCACCACACGGCGAATGCCAAGCGTGGCCACCAGGTAGCTGTGGCGGCGCGTCTGGGTCTGCACGCCGCGGCGCGCATCCACCAGCAGGATGGCCAGGTCGGCGGTGGAGGCCCCGGTGACCATGTTGCGCGTGTACTGTTCGTGCCCGGGCGTGTCGGCGACGATGAACTTGCGCTTGTCGGTGGCGAAGAAGCGGTAGGCCACGTCGATGGTGATGCCTTGTTCGCGCTCCGCGGCCAGGCCGTCCACCAGCAGCGCGAAGTCGAGGTTCTCGCCCTGCGTGCCCATTTTCTTCGAGTCGGCCTCCAGCTGGGCGAGCTGGTCTTCGAACAGCATCTTGGATTCATACAGCAGCCGGCCGATCAGCGTGCTCTTGCCGTCGTCGACGCTGCCGCAGGTGATAAAGCGCAGCAGGCTCTTGTTTTGCTGGGCGCGCAGGTAGTGGGCGATCTCGCCCGAGGTGCCGGTGGCTTGCGCGGCGTCCTGCGCAAGCGCGGGCGCGGTGTCGATCAGGGTTTCCATCAGAAGTATCCCTCCTGCTTCTTTTTTTCCATCGATCCGGCCGAGTCGCTGTCGATCAGCCGTCCCTGGCGCTCCGAGGTGGTTGCCAGCAGCATTTCCTGGATGATGCCGCCGAGGGTGTCGGCCTCGCTCTCGATCGCGCCGGTGAGCGGGTAGCAGCCCAGCGTGCGGAAGCGCACCTTGCGCAGCTGCGGCGTTTCTCCGGGGCGCAGCGGCAGGCGCT harbors:
- the cysN gene encoding sulfate adenylyltransferase subunit CysN, with translation METLIDTAPALAQDAAQATGTSGEIAHYLRAQQNKSLLRFITCGSVDDGKSTLIGRLLYESKMLFEDQLAQLEADSKKMGTQGENLDFALLVDGLAAEREQGITIDVAYRFFATDKRKFIVADTPGHEQYTRNMVTGASTADLAILLVDARRGVQTQTRRHSYLVATLGIRRVVLAVNKLDMVDYSREVHTRIENEYREFARQIGLTDITCIPMSALRGDNITEPSANTPWYHGPTLMAHLENVPIDNAPVQGEPFRLPVQWVNRPNLDFRGFAGTVSAGEIRRGDRVRALPSGRESRVAGIVGAAGACEHAMRGQAVTLTLEDEIDISRGDVLACPQDPPAVADQFEATLVWMNEDAMLPGRPYLLKLGTRTVGVTVAQPKYKVNVNTLEHLAARTLELNEIGVCNLHLDQPVAFDPYARNRELGGFIIIDRLSNNTVGAGMLHFALRRAQNVHWQAIDVDRRAHAALKHQSPRIVWFTGLSGAGKSTIANLVEKRLHALGHHTYLLDGDNVRHGLNKDLGFAEADRVENIRRVAEVARLMLDAGLIVLVSFISPFRSEREMARALAGDGDFVEVFIDTPLAVAEQRDPKGLYRKARRGELKNFTGIDSPYQPPERPEIRIDTTADTAQQAAERIVAWLREKP